One genomic window of Mus caroli chromosome 12, CAROLI_EIJ_v1.1, whole genome shotgun sequence includes the following:
- the Hsp90aa1 gene encoding heat shock protein HSP 90-alpha — protein sequence MPEETQTQDQPMEEEEVETFAFQAEIAQLMSLIINTFYSNKEIFLRELISNSSDVSRPLGRFGVGFYSAYLVAEKVTVITKHNDDEQYAWESSAGGSFTVRTDTGEPMGRGTKVILHLKEDQTEYLEERRIKEIVKKHSQFIGYPITLFVEKERDKEVSDDEAEEKEEKEEEKEKEEKESDDKPEIEDVGSDEEEEEKKDGDKKKKKKIKEKYIDQEELNKTKPIWTRNPDDITNEEYGEFYKSLTNDWEEHLAVKHFSVEGQLEFRALLFVPRRAPFDLFENRKKKNNIKLYVRRVFIMDNCEELIPEYLNFIRGVVDSEDLPLNISREMLQQSKILKVIRKNLVKKCLELFTELAEDKENYKKFYEQFSKNIKLGIHEDSQNRKKLSELLRYYTSASGDEMVSLKDYCTRMKENQKHIYFITGETKDQVANSAFVERLRKHGLEVIYMIEPIDEYCVQQLKEFEGKTLVSVTKEGLELPEDEEEKKKQEEKKTKFENLCKIMKDILEKKVEKVVVSNRLVTSPCCIVTSTYGWTANMERIMKAQALRDNSTMGYMAAKKHLEINPDHSIIETLRQKAEADKNDKSVKDLVILLYETALLSSGFSLEDPQTHANRIYRMIKLGLGIDEDDPTVDDTSAAVTEEMPPLEGDDDTSRMEEVD from the exons ATGCCTGAGGAAACCCAGACCCAAGACCAaccaatggaggaggaggaggtcgaGACCTTTGCCTTTCAGGCAGAAATTGCCCAGTTAATGTCCTTGATCATCAATACCTTCTACTCGAACAAAGAGATCTTTCTGAGGGAGCTCATCTCCAATTCATCGGACGTGAGTAGACCACTTGGACGTT TTGGTGTTGGTTTTTACTCTGCGTatttggttgctgagaaagtgaCTGTCATCACCAAGCATAACGACGATGAGCAGTATGCCTGGGAGTCCTCAGCTGGGGGATCCTTCACAGTGAGGACTGACACAG GTGAACCAATGGGTCGTGGAACAAAGGTTATCTTGCATCTGAAAGAAGACCAAACTGAGTATTTGGAGGAAAGGAGAATAAAGGAGATCGTGAAGAAGCATTCTCAGTTCATTGGCTATCCCATTACTCTCTTTGTGGAGAAGGAACGAGATAAGGAAGTCAGTGATGATGAggctgaagaaaaggaagagaaagaggaagagaaagaaaaagaagaaaaggagtctGATGATAAACCTGAAATAGAAGATGTTGGTtctgatgaagaggaggaggagaagaaggatggtgacaagaagaaaaagaagaagataaaggaaaagTACATTGATCAAGAAGAACTCAACAAAACCAAGCCGATTTGGACGAGAAATCCTGATGACATCACTAATGAGGAATATGGAGAGTTCTACAAGAGCTTAACCAACGATTGGGAAGAACATTTGGCAGTAAAG CATTTTTCTGTTGAAGGACAATTAGAATTCCGGGCCCTTCTTTTTGTCCCAAGACGCGCTCCTTTTGATCtgtttgaaaacagaaagaagaagaacaacattAAGTTGTATGTTCGCAGAGTTTTCATCATGGATAACTGCGAGGAGCTAATCCCGGAGTATCTGA ATTTCATTAGAGGGGTAGTGGATTCTGAGGATCTCCCTCTAAATATTTCCCGTGAAATGCTGCAACAAAGCAAAATTCTGAAAGTTATCAGAAAGAATTTGGTCAAGAAATGCTTAGAACTATTTACTGAACTAGCAGAAGATAAAGAGAACTACAAAAAGTTTTATGAGCagttctcaaaaaatataaag CTTGGAATTCATGAAGACTCTCAGAATCGGAAGAAGCTTTCAGAGCTGTTGCGGTACTACACGTCTGCTTCTGGGGATGAGATGGTTTCTCTGAAGGACTACTGCACCAGAATGAAGGAAAACCAGAAGCACATCTATTTTATCACAG GTGAGACCAAGGACCAGGTTGCTAACTCGGCCTTTGTGGAACGTCTCCGAAAGCATGGCTTAGAAGTAATTTATATGATTGAGCCCATTGATGAGTATTGTGTGCAACAGCTGAAGGAATTTGAGGGCAAGACCTTGGTGTCTGTTACCAAAGAAGGACTGGAACTTccagaagatgaggaggaaaagaagaaacaggaggagaaaaagacaaaatttgaGAACCTCTGCAAGATTATGAAAGATATTTTGGAGAAGAAGGTTGAAAAG gtGGTTGTGTCAAACCGATTGGTGACATCCCCATGCTGTATTGTCACAAGCACGTATGGGTGGACAGCAAACATGGAGAGAATCATGAAAGCTCAAGCCCTCAGAGACAACTCAACAATGGGTTACATGGCAGCAAAGAAACACCTGGAGATAAACCCTGATCACTCCATTATTGAAACCTTAAGGCAAAAGGCAGAGGCTGACAAGAATGACAAATCTGTGAAAGATCTGGTCATCTTGCTGTATGAAACTGCACTCCTGTCTTCCGGCTTCAGTCTGGAAGATCCCCAGACCCATGCTAACAGGATCTACAGGATGATCAAGCTTGGTCTAG GTATTGATGAGGATGACCCTACTGTGGATGACACCAGTGCTGCTGTAACTGAAGAAATGCCTCCCCTGGAAGGAGACGACGACACATCGCGCATGGAAGAAGTAGACTAA